The DNA sequence CCTCCAGTGTGTGGGCAGCGTCTTTGGCTGCAGAGGTGCCAATCAAGTGGCTGTACTTGTCCCTGTAATTGGAATTAGGACACATCTCCGGGGTCTTTGTGCGGCTGGACGAAGCTTCTTCGAGAGCAGCCTGCTcctagagaagaaaaaaaaaaaacatgtcagagaGAAGTAACTTTTATAAGGAAAACTTACTTCTCAACAGAGACATACGGCAGAGAGGGATGCAGCTACAACACATAGCAGTTAGAAGGATAAAAGAACtgcatttcatgttgtgttcaAGCACTGGAAAGACACAGGTGAACAACCCAAACTTACCGGTTTCAAGTGAACAATACGGTAATCTGAACCCACCTTCAGCCGTCGGCGTTCCTCAGCTTTCTTGGGGTCCCACTCCTCTCCTTTACGGTAAGCTTCCAGCTCCTCGTCCGATGGAGCAAACTCCTGCGAGATACCAAATGTATATAAGTCAAGATAGTGTGTAGGTTTTTCTACCTCCAGATTTAGACATGAAATGGGAGCGCAACACCAGCACTACTAAGCCTACAAACCTTCTTAAAGAGCATGACGTAACGGCTCTCCTCATCATCTCCAAATGAAAATGAGGTCAGACCAGCAACCTCTGCAACATCATGtctgagaaacagaaaaaaagtagtaGGACACACATTGTATGAGCCCTCAGTCACCATGCAGCGAATGAGACTTACAATATACTTCTTTCAATCTTCCCCATGGGGTTGTACTTCCGTTTCTGTTGTGAGCTGTCTTGAATGAACTCCGACACCTCTTTCTCCATCTGAAAAGACCGTTTAGGAAATCGATTTCCCTTTCAATATAAAATGCATGTTATATCAGAAGACAAAAactacatacagtggtacctcggttttcgaacgtcccggaattcgaacaaatcggagttcgaacaaagattttgagatttttttgcttcggatttcgaacgaaaatacAGAACTCGAACACATcgaaacataacgtgcacggaccgatgaGCTGACCCCCgatgcactttgttattgtgtataacgcagcctctgtatgcagacgtgtcccgttagctacatttactgactgttttttcttcatattgaggtgtaaaacctttcctgtctccacactggaccgtggtagagggtcacaggggaggtgctcgctctccacacctccgaggctggagcgcgcactccagggtttgatgtcctgttgtgggctggagctgggacagggatgaggcgagtctgggacagagcatgacttggtttatgactttgtcacagccaaactgcacagaagcgcacattcagagctggacacgcaccgggcacctcttcacttctggagagatgtcactcactctgcaacccctcccacatgcagcggccacacacatagaggaacagccacctgcagcagacactctacattcactgctacaaaagactatttcaaggcttggatttctttttctattcattgtaatgggaaaaattgattgaGATTTCGAataattcgcttctcgaacagtcgtctggaacggattgcgatcgagaaccaaggtaccactgtactaaaAATAAGGATTAATCATTTAAAAGCACAAGCACAAGCAAGCAcaatatgtcatgaaaataaccAGTACAATTATATACGGCAAGATAACAGTAAATATATTTACGTCAACGACACATGGCATAAATAATATTTAGTTACCTTAAACCGTTATATAACGCAGTAACtatgtcaataaaagaaaagtCTCCTTGCATTCACTTACCTTTTGCCTGAAcgcagctttcttttttttctcctcttcctccatctttttGAGTCTGGCGGCTTGTTCTTCAACAGGACACAATTGTGTGTGAATggaatgtgaaatgaaacttGGACAGGTTAGTGAAATGATTTGTCGGGAGTAGATATTGTCAGAGAAGAGAAGATGTCAGGGGATTATCTGGGGAACATATATGCAAGTGAGAAAAGGATGGGGTTAACATTGGGACtgtcttcagtcatgatgtCACCATACTggtcggtggtggtggtgaagaaagagctgagccaaaaggcaaagctctctacaTTCCATCTCTCACCTATAGTCACAAGCTTTGGACCATAGACAAATTCAGAATTTGCTTGCCTCAACAACATTTGAATGCACTGAGTAAACACGAAAACATCCGTAATTCAAGTTGCTTTATCAACTTTTCAACGACACTACGATGAAAGACTATTTCGAAAGTGAAACTATTTGGACAAAATGGCAAACGTCGTCGAAAACACAGAACTAGATGTTGATATGTGGGGGAAAATGACTCCAAACCGAGTAGTTAAAGGCGTTATGTGGAGAGCAGCAACAGCGGCTTGAAGGTCCTGGCTCAACCCGCTGGCTTTAAAGGGTCGGCATTCTTTATCTTTCAAGTTCAAGTCCCATATTATGCACTGCTTTCAGACCCGGGGAGACGATGTGAAGAACTTCTTGCACTTATGTCGAGTTGGGCTGAAAACAGAATGGACGTTCAGGTCAACACTATTGTACCTTTCGCCTTTCGCCGGCTTTCCTTGTCGCCGACTGTGGGAGGCTTCTCCATCGAGTTTAAAATAGAGCCCAGTAAGTCCGCCATGTTTTGAAGGTCGGGGTCGTTGTTTGCGCACGCAAGTTCTTAGCGATATAATATAAATAGCAGCAGCTCCCCCATTAACCAAAGCGAAGTTAGCGTTAGCATCGGTCACGTTTGCACTGCGGACCAATCAGAGTGCCCTAACGTCACGCCGCTTTGTTACGCTCCTTCCGGAGCACGCACGTTTGATATTAGaatgtatataataaaaataaacatttttgaagaaaAACTGTATTGAAGAAATTGCCGAGTAGTAAACTTGACAAATATTGACGAACATAAAATATGATGACGTAAGCAAAGCTTTATGATAAAATCTTTGTCAACCAGGGAGGGAAGTATTACCTACCACGGacatgctttaaaaatgatcctAAAAATATACCTCAGGTAACATTCATTTACAAATTAACAAGTATGAAATTTGTGTTTGCAACTAAAAATATATGAGTAAACATTATTTTCACTGAGTTGTGTTGGAATTATTTGGTTAGCAATTACGTCGccatataataaataataataataataataattttgcagggacgtacatttgttaaaaaaaatacataaaaaaaaaaaaaaatcctagttACTTGGATGTAAccccagttctatgagtacatgctCTGCCCTATAACGGACCTCGCTATTGGTTTATCCCGAAGGCCTTTGCGTAAACtaatagaatcagaatcagaatcaaatttattgccatggtcagtggggctcccaccaactaggaaagtgttttggaataaaataaaataaaataaaataaacaacaaaggctgttcacaaattcaactgtctgacggccgaggggaagaacctgttcctgtgacgggaggttctggtctggatcgactgtagcctcctgccagagggaagaggaacaaacagtccatgtccaggatgagatgggtcagctctgatcccacctATACGtttctgggtcctggagacatacaggtcctgaagaggtggcaggctgcaaccgatcaccttttcagcagaatgtacgatgcgctgcagtctgctcttgtccctggaggtggcgttgttgtaccagacggtgataggggaggtgaggatggactggatgatggctgtttagaactccaccagcaattTCGTCGgtagtcgtagttttcgtagctgcctcaagaagaacattctctgctgggccttcctgatgagggacctgatggttggctcccatttgaggtcctcagtgatggtttCTGGGAAGCAGAAGgcgtccacaataggaatgggtaaaccagccaacatgagaggagactc is a window from the Synchiropus splendidus isolate RoL2022-P1 chromosome 17, RoL_Sspl_1.0, whole genome shotgun sequence genome containing:
- the spag7 gene encoding sperm-associated antigen 7 homolog codes for the protein MADLLGSILNSMEKPPTVGDKESRRKAKEQAARLKKMEEEEKKKKAAFRQKMEKEVSEFIQDSSQQKRKYNPMGKIERSILHDVAEVAGLTSFSFGDDEESRYVMLFKKEFAPSDEELEAYRKGEEWDPKKAEERRRLKEQAALEEASSSRTKTPEMCPNSNYRDKYSHLIGTSAAKDAAHTLEANRSYGCVPVANKRDTRSIEEAMNAIRAKKRQKLEDDTGAHGSSF